From Pseudomonas vanderleydeniana, the proteins below share one genomic window:
- a CDS encoding monovalent cation:proton antiporter family protein has translation MFANLLIILASSLVVIALFRRLQLPPVLGYLCVGLLVGPTAFDWVNDNEALPDLAELGVVFLLFSLGLEFSLSKMLALRRVVFGLGSLQVLCTGAVLGGLLAFFGMSLAAALMLGTGLALSSTAIVSKELTSLGEIFSSHGQNAIGVLLFQDVIAVLLLTLVPVFAGSSDQAWYWALPLTLGKTVVLFVGLLLASRWLLPRLFHEVAASHSAELFVLLALVIVLLTAWLTHLLGLSPALGAFLAGMLLGESHYRHQIEADIRPFRDILLGLFFVSIGMLIDLQLFAHHGLLILGLTLALLLIKGSVVALLVKVRGSDAETAWRSGLALAQGGEFCFALMAQMQQNQLMPAEISGPLLAATFCSMVMTPLLLRAAPRIAASLHRKPNQEAHLEEISALNAELHGHVVICGYGRVGQSIGRFLRREQQPFVALDDDPVRVTEAAAGESCVHYGDSRRGDLLSAVGLERARLLVVAVDKTDIAMQVLKEARRLSATVPILVRTRDDSLLAELKEAGASEVVPELLESSLMLASHALVMLGVEEQRVRAGVNEVRHSRYKLLRGFYHGAQTNLLGTQGQPRVLMHAVNLGADAHACGRSVTDLALEQLGVEIQGLQRGGNELEVDADTTLHAGDTVRMSGTLAAIEACEARLLGG, from the coding sequence GTGTTTGCCAACCTGTTGATCATTCTCGCCTCGTCGCTGGTGGTGATTGCGCTGTTCCGGCGCCTGCAACTGCCACCGGTGCTGGGCTACCTGTGCGTCGGGCTGCTGGTGGGACCGACCGCCTTCGACTGGGTCAACGATAACGAGGCGCTGCCGGACCTGGCCGAGCTGGGCGTGGTGTTCCTGCTGTTCTCCCTGGGCCTGGAGTTCTCCCTGTCGAAAATGCTCGCCCTGAGGCGCGTGGTCTTCGGCCTGGGCAGCCTGCAGGTGCTCTGCACCGGTGCCGTGCTCGGTGGCCTGCTGGCATTCTTCGGCATGTCGCTGGCGGCGGCGCTGATGCTCGGCACGGGTCTGGCGCTGTCCTCGACGGCGATCGTCAGCAAGGAACTGACCAGCCTCGGGGAAATCTTCAGCAGCCATGGCCAGAACGCGATTGGCGTGCTGCTGTTCCAGGATGTCATCGCGGTCCTGCTGCTGACCCTGGTCCCGGTGTTCGCCGGCAGCAGTGACCAGGCCTGGTACTGGGCATTGCCGCTGACCCTGGGCAAGACCGTCGTGCTGTTCGTCGGCCTGCTGCTGGCCAGCCGCTGGTTGCTGCCGCGACTGTTCCATGAAGTCGCCGCGTCGCACTCGGCGGAGCTGTTCGTCCTGCTGGCCCTGGTGATCGTGCTGCTGACCGCCTGGCTCACCCACCTGTTGGGCCTGTCACCGGCCCTGGGCGCGTTCCTTGCCGGCATGTTGCTGGGGGAAAGCCATTATCGCCACCAGATCGAGGCCGATATCCGCCCGTTTCGCGATATCCTGCTGGGGCTGTTCTTCGTCAGCATCGGCATGCTGATCGACCTGCAGCTGTTCGCCCATCACGGCCTGCTGATCCTCGGCCTGACCCTGGCACTGCTGCTGATCAAGGGATCGGTGGTGGCGCTGCTGGTCAAGGTTCGCGGCAGCGATGCGGAAACCGCCTGGCGCAGTGGCCTGGCCCTGGCCCAGGGCGGCGAGTTCTGTTTCGCGCTGATGGCGCAGATGCAACAGAATCAGCTGATGCCCGCGGAGATCAGTGGACCGCTGTTGGCCGCGACCTTCTGCTCGATGGTCATGACGCCCCTGCTGCTGCGCGCCGCGCCCCGTATCGCCGCCAGTCTGCACCGCAAACCGAACCAGGAAGCCCACCTCGAAGAGATCAGCGCACTGAACGCCGAGCTGCATGGACATGTGGTGATCTGCGGCTACGGCCGTGTCGGCCAGTCCATCGGTCGCTTCCTGCGTCGCGAGCAACAGCCGTTCGTCGCCCTCGACGACGACCCGGTGCGGGTCACCGAAGCCGCCGCCGGGGAAAGTTGCGTGCACTATGGCGACTCACGCCGTGGCGACCTGCTCAGCGCCGTGGGGCTGGAGCGGGCGCGCCTGCTGGTGGTCGCGGTGGACAAGACCGATATCGCCATGCAGGTGCTCAAGGAGGCCCGCCGGCTCAGCGCCACGGTGCCGATCCTGGTCCGGACCCGCGATGACAGCCTGCTCGCGGAACTCAAGGAAGCGGGGGCCAGCGAGGTGGTACCTGAGCTGCTGGAGTCGAGCCTGATGCTCGCCTCCCATGCGCTGGTCATGCTCGGGGTCGAGGAACAGCGGGTGCGGGCCGGGGTCAATGAAGTGCGACACTCGCGCTACAAGCTGCTGCGCGGTTTCTATCACGGTGCCCAGACCAACCTGCTGGGCACCCAGGGCCAGCCCAGGGTGCTGATGCATGCGGTGAACCTGGGCGCCGACGCCCATGCCTGTGGCCGCTCGGTCACCGATCTGGCGCTCGAACAACTGGGGGTCGAGATCCAGGGCCTGCAACGTGGCGGCAACGAACTCGAGGTCGACGCCGATACCACGCTGCATGCCGGGGACACCGTGCGGATGTCCGGAACGCTGGCCGCCATCGAGGCCTGCGAAGCACGGTTGCTGGGAGGCTGA
- a CDS encoding ammonium transporter yields MENLQSAVDSLVHGSNTLFILIGAIMVLFMHAGFAFLEVGTVRQKNQVNALSKILSDFAISTLAYFFIGYWIAYGVSFLHPAAQISGDHGYGLVKFFFLLTFAAAIPAIISGGIAERARFAPQLCATALIVAFVYPFFEGMVWNGNLGLQAWLLARFGASFHDFAGSVVVHAMGGWLALAAVLLLGPRQGRYREGRLVAFAPSSIPFLALGSWILIVGWFGFNVMSAQTLQGVSGLVAVNSLMAMVGGTVAALVIGRNDPGFLHNGPLAGLVAVCAGSDLMHPVGALVTGAVAGGLFVWCFIAVQSKWKIDDVLGVWPLHGLCGVWGGIACGIFGQQALGGLGGVSLVSQLIGTALGVVVALAGGFAVYGLIKVVHGLRLSQEEEYYGADLSIHKIGAVSQD; encoded by the coding sequence ATGGAAAATTTGCAAAGTGCTGTGGATAGTCTGGTCCATGGTTCCAACACCCTGTTCATCCTGATCGGCGCGATCATGGTGCTGTTCATGCACGCCGGCTTCGCCTTCCTGGAAGTCGGTACCGTGCGCCAGAAGAACCAGGTGAACGCGCTGTCGAAGATTCTCAGCGATTTCGCCATTTCGACCCTGGCCTATTTCTTCATCGGCTACTGGATCGCCTACGGTGTGAGTTTCCTGCATCCGGCAGCGCAGATCAGCGGCGATCACGGCTACGGGTTGGTGAAGTTCTTCTTCCTGCTGACCTTCGCCGCCGCCATTCCCGCGATCATTTCCGGGGGCATCGCCGAGCGGGCCAGGTTTGCCCCGCAATTGTGCGCCACCGCGTTGATCGTCGCCTTCGTCTACCCGTTTTTCGAAGGCATGGTCTGGAATGGCAACCTTGGCCTGCAGGCCTGGCTGCTGGCGCGCTTCGGTGCCAGCTTCCACGACTTCGCCGGCTCCGTGGTGGTGCACGCCATGGGTGGCTGGCTGGCGCTGGCTGCAGTGCTGTTGCTGGGGCCGCGCCAGGGGCGCTACCGCGAGGGGCGGCTGGTGGCGTTCGCGCCGTCGAGCATTCCGTTCCTGGCCCTGGGGTCGTGGATCCTGATCGTCGGCTGGTTCGGCTTCAACGTGATGAGCGCCCAGACCCTGCAGGGCGTCAGTGGCCTGGTTGCGGTGAACTCGCTGATGGCCATGGTCGGTGGCACCGTCGCGGCGCTGGTCATCGGGCGCAATGACCCCGGCTTCCTGCACAACGGCCCGTTGGCCGGGCTGGTGGCGGTCTGCGCCGGCTCCGACCTGATGCACCCGGTGGGAGCCCTGGTGACCGGGGCGGTGGCGGGTGGCCTGTTCGTCTGGTGCTTCATTGCGGTCCAGAGCAAGTGGAAGATCGACGACGTTCTGGGGGTCTGGCCGCTGCACGGCTTGTGTGGCGTCTGGGGCGGGATCGCCTGTGGGATCTTCGGCCAGCAGGCACTGGGTGGCCTGGGTGGCGTCAGCCTGGTCAGCCAGCTGATCGGTACGGCGCTGGGCGTGGTCGTGGCGCTGGCCGGCGGATTTGCGGTGTATGGGCTGATCAAGGTCGTGCATGGCCTGCGGTTGAGCCAGGAGGAAGAGTACTACGGTGCCGACCTGTCGATTCACAAGATCGGCGCCGTGAGCCAGGACTGA
- a CDS encoding DUF883 family protein has protein sequence MARKTAKTAQEILMEDFQALVSDTERLLEHTAGLAGEQADELRAQIHDSLSKARETLQLTEASLRERGKEAVVAAEDYVQANPWQSVGIAAGIGFILGLLATRR, from the coding sequence ATGGCCCGCAAAACGGCAAAGACTGCTCAGGAGATACTGATGGAGGATTTTCAGGCCCTGGTCAGCGACACGGAGCGCCTGCTGGAGCACACCGCGGGCCTGGCCGGCGAACAGGCTGACGAGTTGCGTGCACAGATCCACGACAGCCTGTCGAAAGCCCGGGAAACCCTGCAACTGACCGAGGCCTCGCTGCGCGAACGCGGCAAGGAGGCCGTGGTGGCCGCCGAGGACTACGTCCAGGCCAACCCCTGGCAATCGGTGGGTATCGCCGCCGGTATCGGCTTTATCCTGGGCCTGCTGGCTACACGGCGCTGA
- a CDS encoding phage holin family protein, translating to MAIDEAENTGSSSRRLGAAVLGLLHSHVELFGIELQEQKARTVSLLLFAGLALVFALLLLIGLSALVLILVWDSYRLAGIIGLCVFYSLAALFCGLRLKAAVFDESSPFHATLEELANDRKRLLP from the coding sequence ATGGCTATCGACGAAGCGGAAAACACCGGTTCCTCCAGCCGGCGACTGGGTGCGGCGGTTCTCGGCCTGCTGCACAGCCATGTCGAACTGTTCGGCATCGAGTTGCAGGAGCAGAAGGCGCGTACCGTCAGCCTGCTGCTGTTCGCCGGGCTGGCGCTGGTCTTCGCCCTGCTGCTGCTGATCGGCCTGTCGGCGCTGGTGCTGATCCTGGTCTGGGACAGCTATCGCCTGGCCGGCATCATCGGCCTGTGCGTCTTCTACAGCCTGGCCGCACTGTTTTGTGGCCTGCGCCTGAAAGCGGCAGTCTTCGATGAGTCCTCACCCTTCCATGCCACGCTCGAAGAGCTGGCCAACGACCGTAAGCGACTGCTGCCATGA